One Coffea arabica cultivar ET-39 chromosome 5c, Coffea Arabica ET-39 HiFi, whole genome shotgun sequence DNA window includes the following coding sequences:
- the LOC140007806 gene encoding endoplasmic reticulum oxidoreductin-1-like isoform X1, whose protein sequence is MVEAEVIMKKKNEEERGGKRRWGWAAIGAVLMVLVAISVTSKYTKNPNSCQCAQDSRKYTGIVEDCCCDYETVDSINGAVLHPLLQELVTTPFFRYFKTKTLPQVKLWCDCPFWPDDGMCKLRDCSVCECPETEFPELFKKPSQYALPSDDLKCQEGKPEAAVDRTLDSKAFRGWMEVDNPWTNDDETDNSEMTYVNLLLNPERYTGYTGPSARRIWDAVYSENCPQYASGESCQEKKVLYKLISGLHSSISIHIASDYLLDEAKSLWGKNLDLMYDRVLRYPDRVRNLYFTYLFVLRAVTKAKNYLEQAEYETGNHDEDLKAQSLIRQLLYNPKLQAACPLPFDEAKLWQGQSGPELKQQIQKQFRNISALMDCVGCEKCRLWGKLQVLGLGTALKILFSVDGHSQSNQPLQLQRNEVIALVNLLNRLSESIKFVQEVSPSIEKKMDGLLSEPIAEEFSSWRRIWEAVGGFCINFWRQCDVRELV, encoded by the exons ATGGTCGAAGCTGAGGTtataatgaagaagaagaatgaggAGGAGAGGGGTGGAAAGAGGAGATGGGGTTGGGCTGCAATTGGGGCAGTTCTGATGGTTTTAGTTGCAATCTCGGTCACATCAAAGTATACCAAGAATCCCAATTCTTGCCAGTGTGCACAG GACTCTAGAAAATATACAGGCATAGTTGAAGACTGCTGTTGTGATTATGAGACGGTAGACAGTATTAATGGTGCAGTGTTGCACCCTTTACTCCAAGAACTTGTCACGACTCCATTCTTCAGATACTTTAAG ACGAAAACTTTGCCACAGGTTAAGCTGTGGTGTGACTGCCCTTTTTGGCCCGATGATGGTATGTGCAAGTTGCGGGATTGTAGTGTATGCGAGTGTCCAGAAACTGAATTTCCTGAACTGTTTAAGAAGCCATCACAATATGCCCTGCCatctgatgatttgaagtgtCAAGAAGGAAAACCAGAGGCTGCTGTAGATCGCACCCTGGATTCTAAAGCTTTTCGGGGCTGGATGGAAGTTGACAACCCATGGACAAATGATGACGAGACTGACAATA GTGAGATGACGTACGTAAATCTTCTACTGAACCCTGAACGTTACACCGGATACACTGGACCATCGGCCAGAAGAATCTGGGATGCAGTATATTCTGAAAATTGTCCACAAT ATGCTTCTGGAGAGAGTTGCCAGGAGAAGAAAGTTTTGTACAAGTTAATATCAGGACTCCACTCCTCGATTTCAATTCATATAGCGTCTGACTACCTGCTTGATGAAGCAAAGAGCCTG TGGGGTAAAAATCTTGATTTGATGTACGACCGTGTTTTAAGGTATCCTGACCGTGTCAGAAATTTGTACTTTACGTATCTTTTTGTTCTGCGAGCTGTGACAAAG GCAAAAAATTACCTGGAGCAGGCTGAATATGAGACTGGCAACCATGATGAGGACCTAAAAGCACAGTCTCTTATTCGTCAGCTACTTTACAATCCAAAACTGCAGGCTGCCTGTCCACTTCCATTCGATGAAGCAAAGTTGTGGCAAGGCCAAAGTGGACCTGAACTAAAGCAGCAGATTCAGAAGCAATTCAGGAACATAAG TGCCCTGATGGATTGTGTTGGATGTGAAAAATGTCGTCTCTGGGGAAAGCTTCAAGTACTTGGTCTGGGAACTGCACTGAAGATTTTATTTTCTGTTGATGGTCATAGCCAATCAAACCAGCCT CTCCAATTACAAAGAAATGAAGTGATTGCTTTGGTAAACCTTTTGAATCGACTATCAGAGTCTATCAAATTTGTCCAGGAAGTGAGTCCTtcaattgaaaagaaaatggaCGGCCTGCTTTCGGAACCTATTGCAGAGGAATTTAGCTCATGGAGAAGGATATGGGAAGCTGTTGGAGGGTTCTG CATCAATTTTTGGAGGCAATGTGATGTTCGGGAATTAGTTTAG
- the LOC140007806 gene encoding endoplasmic reticulum oxidoreductin-1-like isoform X2 — protein sequence MVEAEVIMKKKNEEERGGKRRWGWAAIGAVLMVLVAISVTSKYTKNPNSCQCAQDSRKYTGIVEDCCCDYETVDSINGAVLHPLLQELVTTPFFRYFKVKLWCDCPFWPDDGMCKLRDCSVCECPETEFPELFKKPSQYALPSDDLKCQEGKPEAAVDRTLDSKAFRGWMEVDNPWTNDDETDNSEMTYVNLLLNPERYTGYTGPSARRIWDAVYSENCPQYASGESCQEKKVLYKLISGLHSSISIHIASDYLLDEAKSLWGKNLDLMYDRVLRYPDRVRNLYFTYLFVLRAVTKAKNYLEQAEYETGNHDEDLKAQSLIRQLLYNPKLQAACPLPFDEAKLWQGQSGPELKQQIQKQFRNISALMDCVGCEKCRLWGKLQVLGLGTALKILFSVDGHSQSNQPLQLQRNEVIALVNLLNRLSESIKFVQEVSPSIEKKMDGLLSEPIAEEFSSWRRIWEAVGGFCINFWRQCDVRELV from the exons ATGGTCGAAGCTGAGGTtataatgaagaagaagaatgaggAGGAGAGGGGTGGAAAGAGGAGATGGGGTTGGGCTGCAATTGGGGCAGTTCTGATGGTTTTAGTTGCAATCTCGGTCACATCAAAGTATACCAAGAATCCCAATTCTTGCCAGTGTGCACAG GACTCTAGAAAATATACAGGCATAGTTGAAGACTGCTGTTGTGATTATGAGACGGTAGACAGTATTAATGGTGCAGTGTTGCACCCTTTACTCCAAGAACTTGTCACGACTCCATTCTTCAGATACTTTAAG GTTAAGCTGTGGTGTGACTGCCCTTTTTGGCCCGATGATGGTATGTGCAAGTTGCGGGATTGTAGTGTATGCGAGTGTCCAGAAACTGAATTTCCTGAACTGTTTAAGAAGCCATCACAATATGCCCTGCCatctgatgatttgaagtgtCAAGAAGGAAAACCAGAGGCTGCTGTAGATCGCACCCTGGATTCTAAAGCTTTTCGGGGCTGGATGGAAGTTGACAACCCATGGACAAATGATGACGAGACTGACAATA GTGAGATGACGTACGTAAATCTTCTACTGAACCCTGAACGTTACACCGGATACACTGGACCATCGGCCAGAAGAATCTGGGATGCAGTATATTCTGAAAATTGTCCACAAT ATGCTTCTGGAGAGAGTTGCCAGGAGAAGAAAGTTTTGTACAAGTTAATATCAGGACTCCACTCCTCGATTTCAATTCATATAGCGTCTGACTACCTGCTTGATGAAGCAAAGAGCCTG TGGGGTAAAAATCTTGATTTGATGTACGACCGTGTTTTAAGGTATCCTGACCGTGTCAGAAATTTGTACTTTACGTATCTTTTTGTTCTGCGAGCTGTGACAAAG GCAAAAAATTACCTGGAGCAGGCTGAATATGAGACTGGCAACCATGATGAGGACCTAAAAGCACAGTCTCTTATTCGTCAGCTACTTTACAATCCAAAACTGCAGGCTGCCTGTCCACTTCCATTCGATGAAGCAAAGTTGTGGCAAGGCCAAAGTGGACCTGAACTAAAGCAGCAGATTCAGAAGCAATTCAGGAACATAAG TGCCCTGATGGATTGTGTTGGATGTGAAAAATGTCGTCTCTGGGGAAAGCTTCAAGTACTTGGTCTGGGAACTGCACTGAAGATTTTATTTTCTGTTGATGGTCATAGCCAATCAAACCAGCCT CTCCAATTACAAAGAAATGAAGTGATTGCTTTGGTAAACCTTTTGAATCGACTATCAGAGTCTATCAAATTTGTCCAGGAAGTGAGTCCTtcaattgaaaagaaaatggaCGGCCTGCTTTCGGAACCTATTGCAGAGGAATTTAGCTCATGGAGAAGGATATGGGAAGCTGTTGGAGGGTTCTG CATCAATTTTTGGAGGCAATGTGATGTTCGGGAATTAGTTTAG
- the LOC140007806 gene encoding endoplasmic reticulum oxidoreductin-1-like isoform X3: MVEAEVIMKKKNEEERGGKRRWGWAAIGAVLMVLVAISVTSKYTKNPNSCQCAQDSRKYTGIVEDCCCDYETVDSINGAVLHPLLQELVTTPFFRYFKTKTLPQVKLWCDCPFWPDDGMCKLRDCSVCECPETEFPELFKKPSQYALPSDDLKCQEGKPEAAVDRTLDSKAFRGWMEVDNPWTNDDETDNSEMTYVNLLLNPERYTGYTGPSARRIWDAVYSENCPQYASGESCQEKKVLYKLISGLHSSISIHIASDYLLDEAKSLWGKNLDLMYDRVLRYPDRVRNLYFTYLFVLRAVTKAKNYLEQAEYETGNHDEDLKAQSLIRQLLYNPKLQAACPLPFDEAKLWQGQSGPELKQQIQKQFRNISALMDCVGCEKCRLWGKLQVLGLGTALKILFSVDGHSQSNQPLQLQRNEVIALVNLLNRLSESIKFVQEVSPSIEKKMDGLLSEPIAEEFSSWRRIWEAVGGFWLKKLQL; encoded by the exons ATGGTCGAAGCTGAGGTtataatgaagaagaagaatgaggAGGAGAGGGGTGGAAAGAGGAGATGGGGTTGGGCTGCAATTGGGGCAGTTCTGATGGTTTTAGTTGCAATCTCGGTCACATCAAAGTATACCAAGAATCCCAATTCTTGCCAGTGTGCACAG GACTCTAGAAAATATACAGGCATAGTTGAAGACTGCTGTTGTGATTATGAGACGGTAGACAGTATTAATGGTGCAGTGTTGCACCCTTTACTCCAAGAACTTGTCACGACTCCATTCTTCAGATACTTTAAG ACGAAAACTTTGCCACAGGTTAAGCTGTGGTGTGACTGCCCTTTTTGGCCCGATGATGGTATGTGCAAGTTGCGGGATTGTAGTGTATGCGAGTGTCCAGAAACTGAATTTCCTGAACTGTTTAAGAAGCCATCACAATATGCCCTGCCatctgatgatttgaagtgtCAAGAAGGAAAACCAGAGGCTGCTGTAGATCGCACCCTGGATTCTAAAGCTTTTCGGGGCTGGATGGAAGTTGACAACCCATGGACAAATGATGACGAGACTGACAATA GTGAGATGACGTACGTAAATCTTCTACTGAACCCTGAACGTTACACCGGATACACTGGACCATCGGCCAGAAGAATCTGGGATGCAGTATATTCTGAAAATTGTCCACAAT ATGCTTCTGGAGAGAGTTGCCAGGAGAAGAAAGTTTTGTACAAGTTAATATCAGGACTCCACTCCTCGATTTCAATTCATATAGCGTCTGACTACCTGCTTGATGAAGCAAAGAGCCTG TGGGGTAAAAATCTTGATTTGATGTACGACCGTGTTTTAAGGTATCCTGACCGTGTCAGAAATTTGTACTTTACGTATCTTTTTGTTCTGCGAGCTGTGACAAAG GCAAAAAATTACCTGGAGCAGGCTGAATATGAGACTGGCAACCATGATGAGGACCTAAAAGCACAGTCTCTTATTCGTCAGCTACTTTACAATCCAAAACTGCAGGCTGCCTGTCCACTTCCATTCGATGAAGCAAAGTTGTGGCAAGGCCAAAGTGGACCTGAACTAAAGCAGCAGATTCAGAAGCAATTCAGGAACATAAG TGCCCTGATGGATTGTGTTGGATGTGAAAAATGTCGTCTCTGGGGAAAGCTTCAAGTACTTGGTCTGGGAACTGCACTGAAGATTTTATTTTCTGTTGATGGTCATAGCCAATCAAACCAGCCT CTCCAATTACAAAGAAATGAAGTGATTGCTTTGGTAAACCTTTTGAATCGACTATCAGAGTCTATCAAATTTGTCCAGGAAGTGAGTCCTtcaattgaaaagaaaatggaCGGCCTGCTTTCGGAACCTATTGCAGAGGAATTTAGCTCATGGAGAAGGATATGGGAAGCTGTTGGAGGGTTCTG GTTGAAGAAACTTCAACTATAA
- the LOC140007807 gene encoding serine/threonine-protein kinase WAG1-like, giving the protein MEEETHYPADPDLDLSFTSCTTTTTDRTFSARSSLARSSLTLSFNESRLSSTSNPTSSSTSIPNLHRRAHRRHDPNWAAIKAATTLSSDGALRLGHLKLLRLVGSGNLGRVFLCRLRDYDHANFALKVVDRDSLTSKKLSHVQTEAEILSSLDHPFLPTLYAHLEVSHYTCLLIDYCPNGDLHSLLRKQPNNRLPVDAVRFYAAEVLVALEYLHALGIVYRDLKPENILIRENGHIMLSDFDLCFKSDISPKLESRTHVNPGTTRKRHRRRTCNCFDGRHQRQETVMEFVAEPTTAFSRSCVGTHEYLAPELVSGNGHGNGVDWWAFGVLIYELLSGTTPFKGGSKESTLRNIASTKGVRFYVDEREREEAGMAEARDLIERLLVKDPRKRLGCARGATDIKRHPFFHGVKWPLIRACRPPELRGLAVTRSKSKPHASHVSGPSSSPRRRRCWWKRLFNYMRIKGSKYSLKSNQNYYCYVNNKVRKCV; this is encoded by the coding sequence ATGGAAGAAGAAACCCATTATCCAGCAGACCCCGACCTCGACCTCAGTTTCACCAGCtgtaccaccaccaccaccgacCGGACTTTCAGTGCCCGGAGCAGTCTTGCAAGAAGCAGCCTCACTCTCAGCTTCAACGAGTCCCGTCTTTCGTCCACTTCAAATCCCACTTCTTCATCCACCTCCATCCCCAACCTCCACCGTCGTGCCCACCGCCGACATGATCCCAACTGGGCTGCCATCAAAGCTGCCACCACGCTCTCCTCCGATGGAGCACTCCGCCTCGGCCACCTCAAGCTCCTCCGCCTAGTCGGGTCCGGAAACCTCGGCCGCGTCTTCCTCTGCCGTCTCCGTGACTACGATCACGCTAACTTCGCCCTTAAGGTCGTCGATCGAGACTCCCTCACGTCTAAAAAACTCTCCCATGTCCAGACCGAGGCCGAAATCCTCTCCTCCCTCGACCACCCTTTTCTCCCTACGCTCTATGCCCATTTGGAAGTCTCCCACTACACTTGCCTCCTGATTGATTACTGTCCTAACGGTGATCTACATTCCTTGCTCCGCAAGCAACCGAATAACCGGCTACCCGTTGATGCGGTCAGGTTCTACGCAGCTGAAGTATTAGTAGCCCTTGAATACTTGCACGCACTCGGGATTGTTTATCGTGATTTGAAGCCAGAAAACATTCTAATCCGCGAAAATGGCCATATCATGTTATCCGATTTTGATTTATGTTTTAAATCTgatatttcaccaaaattggAAAGTAGGACCCACGTTAATCCGGGAACCACCAGGAAACGCcatagaagaagaacatgcaaTTGTTTCGATGGACGACATCAACGGCAAGAAACGGTTATGGAATTCGTCGCGGAGCCAACGACGGCCTTTTCGAGATCCTGCGTTGGGACGCATGAATATTTGGCTCCAGAGCTGGTTAGTGGAAACGGCCACGGTAACGGAGTGGACTGGTGGGCGTTTGGGGTGTTGATATACGAGCTTCTGAGCGGCACGACACCGTTCAAAGGTGGCAGTAAAGAGTCAACCCTGCGCAATATAGCGTCGACAAAAGGGGTGAGGTTTTACGTGgacgagagagagagggaggaggcAGGAATGGCTGAGGCAAGGGACTTGATAGAGAGGTTGTTGGTGAAGGATCCGCGGAAGAGGCTAGGGTGCGCCAGGGGTGCGACGGATATTAAACGGCACCCGTTTTTTCACGGAGTTAAGTGGCCGTTGATCCGGGCATGCCGGCCGCCGGAGCTACGTGGGCTGGCGGTGACGAGGAGTAAGAGTAAACCGCACGCGAGTCACGTGAGCGGACCGTCATCCTCCCCTAGAAGGCGGCGTTGCTGGTGGAAGAGGCTGTTTAATTATATGAGGATTAAGGGGTCTAAGTACAGTTTAAAGTCTAATCAGAACTATTACTGTTATGTGAATAATAAGGTTAGGAAATGTGTTTGA
- the LOC113689674 gene encoding uncharacterized protein yields MENSLIFEIQKHLLLFLICSCMVISVQSVNEEGSILLDFKSFLSDPSGNLQSWDGLDSNPCNWTGIGCTDEYKVTSINLSRLNLSGALSSIICKLPYLTEFNVSTNFISGPIPADFAICRSLEILDLCTNRLHSKIPAQLYNITSLRELYLCENYIFGEVQEEIGNMASIEELVVYSNNLTGIIPSSIGRLKRLRIIRAGRNYLSGPIPAEISECESLEVLGLAENQLEGSFPVELQKLVNLTSLILWKNLFYGEIPPEVGNFCRLELLALHENAFIGSLPKELGKLSHLKRLYVYTNQINGTIPRELGNCSSASEIDLSENDLTGFIPKELGQIPNLWLLHLFENLLQGDIPRELGQLKQLSKLDLSINNLTGTIPVELQNLQSLENLQLFDNHLEGIIPPSLGLNSRLQVVDMSMNNLVGSIPAQLCRYHTMMFLSLGSNNLSGNIPHGLKTCKSLETLMLGDNLLTGSLSIELSKLQNLSALELFHNRFSGFIPPEVGNLTNLERLLLSGNYFFGNIPSEIGKLVKLVAFNVSSNRLSGGVPHELGNCVKLQRLDLSGNLFTGYLPEKLGMLTNLERLKLSDNKLNGLIPSSLGGLIRLTELEIGGNFFSGNIPVELGKLTALQISLNLSHNMLNGTIPVNLGSLQMLESLYLNDNQLSGEIPSAIGGLMSLTVCNLSNNNLVGIIPNTPAFQKMDPSNFAGNAGLCGLGSYHCHPSTNTSSAPKLSWLKQGSSKEKLVSIVCAIVGLISLTFILSLCWVIKHQKPSFISLEDQVRPEVLENYYFPKEGFTYQDIVEATGNFSDGAVIGSGACGTVYKAVMADGEVIAVKKLKGRGEAPSSDNSFHAEVSTLGKIRHRNIVKLYGFCYHQDSNLLLYEYMENGSLGELLRGSRSCLLDWNARYKIGLGAAEGLCYLHYDCKPQIIHRDIKSNNILLDELFQAHVGDFGLAKLIDLSYSKSMSAVAGSYGYIAPEYAYTLKVTEKSDIYSFGVVLLELITGKSPVQPLDQGGDLVTWVKRSIHKVVQISEVYDKRLDLSVRRTSEEIALVLKIALFCTSTSPLSRPTMREVVAMLIDARENASNSPSSPTSETPLNEDGSYKGFNEP; encoded by the exons ATGGAAAACAGTttgatttttgaaattcaaaagcaTTTGTTACTATTCTTGATCTGTAGCTGCATGGTCATCTCTGTTCAATCTGTGAATGAAGAGGGATCAATTCTCTTggacttcaaaagtttcctttcagaccCCAGTGGCAATCTGCAAAGCTGGGATGGTTTGGATTCTAATCCTTGTAACTGGACTGGTATAGGCTGTACTGATGAATATAAGGTGACTTCCATAAATCTCAGTCGCCTGAACTTGTCCGGTGCTCTATCTTCAATCATTTGTAAGCTTCCTTACTTAACTGAGTTCAATGTATCgacaaacttcatttccggtcCCATTCCTGCTGATTTTGCAATCTGTCGTAGTCTTGAGATTTTAGACCTTTGTACAAATAGGCTCCACAGCAAAATTCCAGCCCAACTTTACAACATTACATCCCTCAGGGAGCTTTATCTGTGTGAGAATTACATTTTTGGAGAAGTCCAAGAGGAAATTGGAAATATGGCTTCAATTGAAGAGCTTGTAGTTTACAGTAACAATCTTACTGGAATAATTCCATCATCCATTGGCAGATTGAAAAGGCTTAGGATCATAAGGGCAGGTCGAAATTATCTGTCGGGTCCAATTCCAGCAGAAATTAGTGAATGTGAGAGCTTGGAAGTCCTTGGACTGGCTGAAAACCAGCTGGAAGGTTCTTTTCCAGTTGAGCTTCAAAAGCTTGTCAATCTTACCAGCTTGATTCTCTGGAAGAATCTTTTTTATGGTGAGATTCCTCCTGAAGTTGGAAATTTTTGTAGGTTAGAATTACTTGCTTTGCATGAAAATGCATTCATTGGCTCCCTCCCTAAAGAGCTGGGGAAGTTATCTCACCTGAAAAGATTATACGTGTACACAAACCAAATAAATGGAACAATCCCAAGAGAATTGGGGAATTGTTCAAGTGCATCTGAGATTGATCTTTCTGAAAATGACTTGACTGGCTTCATCCCAAAGGAGTTGGGACAAATTCCGAATCTTTGGTTGCTTCATCTTTTCGAAAATCTCTTACAAGGAGATATTCCGAGGGAGCTAGGACAGTTGAAGCAGCTCAGTAAATTAGATTTGTCAATAAATAATTTGACTGGAACTATCCCTGTAGAGCTTCAAAACCTGCAGAGCTTGGAGAATTTACAGCTTTTCGACAATCATCTTGAAGGGATCATTCCTCCGTCACTTGGACTAAATAGCAGGCTTCAAGTTGTTGACATGTCCATGAACAATCTTGTAGGCAGCATACCAGCACAGCTTTGCAGGTACCACACAATGATGTTTCTTAGCCTTGGGTCAAATAATTTGTCTGGAAACATTCCACATGGCCTAAAAACTTGCAAATCTCTGGAGACACTCATGTTGGGAGACAATCTGCTCACTGGAAGCCTTTCGATTGAATTGTCCAAACTTCAGAATCTTTCGGCTCTTGAGCTCTTTCATAACAGGTTTTCAGGATTCATACCCCCAGAAGTAGGCAATCTAACGAATTTAGAAAGGTTGCTCTTGTCAGGCAACTATTTCTTTGGAAATATCCCTTCTGAGATTGGTAAACTTGTGAAGCTTGTTGCATTCAACGTCTCTTCTAATCGACTTTCTGGGGGCGTTCCTCATGAATTGGGAAATTGTGTCAAACTTCAGAGGCTTGACCTTAGCGGGAACTTATTCACAGGATATCTTCCAGAAAAACTTGGAATGCTGACAAATTTGGAACGACTCAAGCTGTCAGATAATAAACTTAATGGATTAATCCCAAGTAGTTTAGGAGGCCTAATACGACTTACTGAACTAGAAATTGGGGGCAACTTCTTTTCCGGGAATATTCCTGttgagcttgggaagcttactGCTCTTCAGATATCCCTCAACCTTAGTCATAATATGCTCAATGGCACCATTCCTGTCAACCTGGGGAGCTTGCAGATGCTTGAATCTCTCTATCTCAATGACAATCAGCTTTCTGGTGAAATTCCCAGTGCAATTGGAGGCTTAATGAGTCTCACTGTCTGCAACCTCTCCAACAACAACCTGGTTGGGATAATACCAAACACCCCTGCTTTCCAGAAGATGGACCCAAGCAATTTTGCTGGAAATGCAGGTTTATGCGGACTGGGTTCATATCATTGTCATCCATCCACTAATACCTCATCAGCCCCAAAATTGAGCTGGTTGAAGCAAGGTTCTTccaaggaaaaattggttagcATTGTCTGCGCTATTGTTGGATTGATCTCTTTGACTTTCATTCTCTCTCTTTGTTGGGTTATAAAGCACCAAAAACCTTCTTTTATCTCACTTGAAGATCAAGTAAGACCTGAAGTCTTAGAAAACTATTACTTTCCAAAAGAAGGTTTCACATATCAGGACATTGTGGAAGCTACTGGCAACTTCTCAGACGGTGCAGTGATAGGAAGTGGAGCCTGTGGCACAGTCTACAAGGCCGTAATGGCTGATGGTGAGGTCATTGCTGTTAAAAAGCTGAAAGGCCGTGGAGAGGCACCTAGCTCGGACAATAGCTTTCATGCTGAAGTATCAACTCTTGGCAAGATTAGGCACAGGAACATTGTAAAGCTTTATGGCTTCTGTTATCATCAGGATTCCAATCTTCTCTTGTACGAGTACATGGAAAATGGAAGTCTAGGAGAACTTTTGCGTGGCAGCAGAAGTTGTTTGCTGGACTGGAACGCGCGCTACAAAATTGGTCTTGGAGCAGCTGAAGGTTTATGCTATCTTCATTACGATTGTAAGCCCCAGATCATTCACAGAGATATAAAATCAAACAACATTCTCCTTGACGAGTTGTTCCAGGCACATGTTGGAGATTTTGGCTTGGCAAAGTTGATTGACTTATCCTACTCAAAGTCCATGTCTGCTGTTGCTGGCTCATATGGCTATATTGCCCCTG AATATGCTTACACACTGAAAGTTACAGAGAAATCTGATATCTATAGCTTTGGAGTTGTTTTATTGGAACTAATCACTGGGAAGTCTCCTGTTCAACCTCTTGATCAAGGAGGCGATTTGGTCACTTGGGTAAAACGATCAATTCATAAAGTTGTACAAATTTCAGAAGTGTACGACAAACGGCTAGACCTCAGCGTAAGGAGGACAAGTGAAGAGATAGCTCTTGTTCTTAAGATCGCATTGTTCTGTACCAGTACCTCTCCTCTCAGCAGACCAACAATGCGAGAAGTCGTAGCCATGCTGATTGATGCTAGGGAGAATGCGAGCAATTCACCATCATCTCCAACATCGGAAACTCCCTTGAACGAGGATGGCTCTTATAAAG GTTTTAATGAGCCATGA